A genomic window from Acinetobacter chinensis includes:
- a CDS encoding GNAT family N-acetyltransferase — translation MSREIRSGQWSDLAQHAMQIREAVFIQEQQIAAEDEWDEQDVVSLHFVMYEDERPVATARLLMDNSIGRVAVLKSSRGLGLGKVLMQAVIDHARDEQRKSVRLSAQVYAIAFYESLGFTAYGEEYPDCGIPHKNMSMEL, via the coding sequence ATGAGCCGTGAAATCCGTTCGGGACAATGGTCAGACCTGGCACAGCATGCCATGCAGATCCGTGAAGCGGTATTTATTCAGGAACAGCAGATTGCTGCTGAAGATGAATGGGATGAACAGGATGTAGTTTCACTGCATTTTGTGATGTATGAAGATGAGCGGCCTGTTGCAACAGCCAGGTTGTTAATGGATAACAGTATTGGTCGTGTTGCTGTACTGAAGTCCAGTCGTGGGCTTGGACTGGGGAAGGTACTCATGCAGGCTGTTATTGATCATGCCCGGGATGAACAGCGTAAATCTGTCAGATTGTCTGCTCAGGTTTATGCGATTGCATTTTATGAAAGCCTGGGTTTTACAGCTTATGGTGAAGAATATCCTGATTGTGGTATCCCTCATAAAAATATGTCGATGGAACTCTGA
- the trhA gene encoding PAQR family membrane homeostasis protein TrhA, which produces MNNAPLLPDYDATEEKLNYLSHGAGTALALLAGILLIIKGADLPTGQWIGLWVYALSMVLLFGASTLYHMSTTADRRYWYKKLDHTAIYYLIAGTYTPFLSIAIPTAKAHALLIALWLIALIGTLFKLIFINKFQKISLIAYLVMGWLAVLVMDDMQRYLSAQALTLLITGGLAYTIGALFYALKRVRYTHAIWHVFVLIGAGSHFLAIYLYVI; this is translated from the coding sequence ATGAATAATGCACCGCTTCTTCCCGACTACGATGCAACAGAAGAAAAACTGAATTATCTCAGCCATGGTGCAGGCACTGCACTGGCACTGCTTGCGGGCATACTGCTGATTATTAAAGGGGCTGATCTGCCCACAGGACAATGGATCGGACTCTGGGTCTACGCACTGAGTATGGTTTTGCTCTTTGGTGCTTCCACGCTCTATCACATGTCCACCACAGCAGACAGACGCTACTGGTATAAAAAACTGGATCACACTGCCATTTATTATTTAATCGCCGGTACCTATACCCCATTTCTGTCCATTGCCATTCCAACAGCAAAAGCGCACGCTTTACTGATAGCCTTATGGCTGATTGCGCTAATTGGAACACTATTCAAGTTAATATTCATTAATAAATTTCAGAAAATTTCTTTAATTGCCTATCTCGTCATGGGATGGTTAGCCGTGCTGGTGATGGACGACATGCAGCGCTACCTAAGTGCTCAGGCTTTAACCTTACTGATCACAGGCGGACTTGCTTACACAATTGGTGCATTGTTTTATGCACTGAAAAGAGTAAGATATACGCATGCTATCTGGCATGTTTTTGTTCTGATAGGCGCTGGATCACATTTCTTAGCGATCTATCTTTACGTGATTTAA
- a CDS encoding class I SAM-dependent methyltransferase, which produces MSILETITPQELQLLNEFSQAVENKSFDRIILSQYKGELADLEKITCRVISLQNEDVLSCLYRYKTNDVTKNHPLADAVSIVQHLLADCKQANLFTADQEYQFKKNKKKAMLTVSKKASGAAPSSNRPDPTVQQGHDRAKHRYVDQQSYFLQPLGITDAKAQIIPSMARKWKQINKFVEIFSGALSQVETSDEALKVVDFGSGKGYLTFALYDYLAKQGQTPFVTGVELNEKMVGFCQDVAQQSEFGQLDFFQGDVRTYHPEKLDVMIALHACDVATDFAIHTGIRLNAQMIMCAPCCHKELRPQLQSPKVLSPMLQFGIHAGQQAEMLTDTIRALLLKAYGYDTKVFEFVALEHTSKNKMILATKRKDFKQVDETVLAQIQALKEMYGIQKHSLELLLNDAWDMQGIGCKC; this is translated from the coding sequence ATGTCCATACTGGAAACGATCACTCCCCAGGAACTTCAGCTCTTAAATGAATTTTCTCAAGCTGTTGAAAATAAAAGTTTTGATCGAATCATTCTCAGTCAGTACAAAGGCGAACTGGCAGATCTGGAAAAAATCACCTGCCGAGTCATTTCACTTCAGAATGAGGACGTGCTGAGCTGTCTGTATCGTTATAAAACCAATGATGTGACCAAAAACCATCCTTTGGCAGATGCAGTCAGTATCGTTCAGCATTTACTGGCTGACTGTAAACAGGCAAATCTGTTTACGGCAGATCAGGAATATCAGTTTAAAAAGAACAAGAAAAAGGCCATGCTGACTGTGAGTAAAAAAGCCTCTGGTGCAGCACCATCATCGAACCGCCCAGATCCGACTGTGCAACAGGGGCACGACAGAGCCAAGCACCGTTATGTGGATCAGCAGAGTTATTTTTTACAGCCTTTAGGGATTACGGATGCTAAAGCACAGATCATTCCGAGCATGGCGCGTAAATGGAAACAGATTAATAAGTTTGTAGAAATTTTTTCAGGTGCGCTCAGCCAGGTAGAGACTTCTGATGAAGCTCTAAAAGTGGTTGATTTTGGTTCTGGTAAGGGTTATCTGACTTTTGCACTGTATGACTATCTGGCAAAACAGGGGCAGACGCCATTTGTGACCGGGGTTGAGCTGAATGAAAAAATGGTGGGCTTCTGCCAGGATGTTGCACAGCAGTCTGAATTTGGTCAGCTGGACTTTTTTCAGGGCGATGTCAGGACATATCATCCTGAAAAACTGGATGTCATGATCGCTCTGCATGCCTGCGATGTTGCGACAGATTTTGCGATCCATACAGGAATCCGCCTGAATGCACAGATGATCATGTGTGCGCCGTGCTGTCATAAGGAACTTCGCCCTCAGTTGCAGAGTCCAAAAGTACTTTCTCCAATGCTTCAGTTTGGTATCCATGCTGGGCAGCAGGCTGAAATGCTGACAGACACAATCCGTGCGCTGCTGTTAAAAGCCTATGGTTACGATACCAAAGTATTTGAATTTGTGGCACTGGAACACACCAGTAAAAATAAAATGATCCTGGCAACAAAGCGTAAAGATTTTAAACAGGTGGATGAAACGGTTCTTGCTCAGATTCAGGCTTTGAAGGAAATGTATGGTATTCAGAAGCATTCACTGGAACTGTTGCTGAACGATGCCTGGGATATGCAGGGCATTGGATGTAAATGCTGA
- a CDS encoding HAD family hydrolase: MKKIKAVLFDLDQTLLNRTETLRRFLNWQINFYQLVPAVHKDQFIHRFLELDANGSVWKDVVYTQLIQEFSIRHYSMTQLLQCYIQDLNKFSVAFEGVTAAVSELYQSGYQIGLISNGKTPFQEHNFQALGLSTFFSVILVSDAVGLRKPDSAIFHKACQQLQRSAEQCVFVGDNDIADIQGANRAGLKSIFFHPDPTVHFSGADLNMHHFSELSALIDLLG; encoded by the coding sequence ATGAAGAAAATCAAAGCGGTTCTTTTTGATCTGGATCAGACCCTGTTGAATCGGACAGAGACACTCCGAAGATTCCTGAACTGGCAGATCAATTTTTATCAGCTTGTTCCGGCTGTGCATAAAGATCAGTTTATCCACAGATTTCTTGAACTGGATGCCAATGGTTCAGTATGGAAAGATGTGGTTTATACACAGCTGATTCAGGAATTCAGTATTCGTCATTATTCAATGACGCAGTTACTGCAATGCTACATTCAGGATCTGAATAAATTTTCAGTCGCATTTGAGGGTGTCACCGCGGCAGTCTCAGAGCTTTATCAGTCGGGTTATCAGATCGGACTGATTTCCAATGGTAAAACTCCGTTTCAGGAACATAATTTTCAGGCTCTGGGATTAAGTACGTTCTTTTCAGTCATACTGGTATCTGATGCGGTTGGGCTGAGAAAACCTGACAGTGCTATTTTTCATAAAGCATGTCAGCAACTGCAACGGTCAGCAGAGCAGTGCGTATTTGTAGGTGACAATGATATTGCAGATATTCAGGGAGCGAACAGGGCAGGTCTGAAAAGTATTTTCTTTCATCCAGATCCGACTGTACATTTTTCAGGTGCAGATCTGAATATGCATCATTTCAGTGAGTTGAGTGCTTTAATTGATCTGCTGGGCTGA